From Nguyenibacter vanlangensis, one genomic window encodes:
- the mdtN gene encoding multidrug transporter subunit MdtN gives MPGRKPLGVAIAVLCVAVAVGLGVHVAREDSAHPSSDNGTIDAELVHVASTVGGRLVALPVRVNQAVRKGDLLYRLDPEPYELAVRQAEANLALAEAEVENQRRLVAVKTATAEQARDQVVRAQADRDLASRTVARLGPLAGHAYIPRQQYDQALVTLHDSEITLAQARQQQQAAQVAIGDLNSTLAAAAASRAALDHARYELRQTVVVAPADGYVTSLRVRPGEILAPSQVLFTLILNDAWYATANIREVDMASIRPGDCATVYSMIDRHAAMRGHVDSIGWGVLSADSAGAPSAPPLVPREMDWVHVAQRFPVRVRLDLKPNGADLNLLRLGATATVEIRHGAACP, from the coding sequence ATGCCGGGCAGGAAGCCCCTGGGTGTGGCGATCGCCGTGCTGTGCGTCGCGGTGGCGGTCGGGCTGGGCGTGCATGTCGCGCGCGAGGACAGTGCCCACCCGTCCTCGGACAACGGCACGATCGACGCCGAGCTGGTCCATGTGGCCAGCACCGTTGGCGGGCGGCTGGTCGCGTTGCCGGTGCGCGTCAACCAGGCGGTGCGCAAGGGCGATCTGCTCTATCGCCTGGACCCCGAGCCCTATGAGCTGGCCGTGCGCCAGGCCGAGGCCAATCTGGCGCTGGCCGAGGCCGAGGTGGAGAACCAGCGCCGGCTGGTCGCGGTGAAAACGGCCACCGCCGAGCAGGCGCGGGACCAGGTGGTGCGCGCCCAGGCCGACCGCGACCTGGCGTCCCGCACCGTCGCGCGATTGGGGCCGCTGGCCGGCCATGCCTATATCCCCCGGCAGCAATATGACCAGGCGCTTGTGACGCTGCACGATTCCGAAATCACGCTGGCGCAGGCACGCCAGCAGCAGCAGGCGGCCCAGGTGGCGATCGGCGACCTGAACAGCACGCTGGCCGCCGCCGCCGCCAGCCGGGCGGCGCTGGACCATGCGCGCTATGAACTGCGCCAGACGGTGGTGGTGGCACCGGCCGACGGCTATGTGACCAGCCTGCGCGTCCGGCCCGGGGAGATTCTGGCGCCGTCGCAGGTGCTGTTCACCCTGATCCTGAACGATGCGTGGTATGCGACCGCCAATATCCGCGAGGTCGACATGGCGTCGATCCGCCCGGGCGATTGCGCCACGGTCTATTCGATGATCGACCGCCACGCGGCCATGCGCGGCCACGTGGATTCGATCGGCTGGGGCGTGCTGTCGGCGGATTCGGCCGGCGCGCCATCCGCGCCGCCGCTGGTGCCGCGCGAAATGGACTGGGTGCATGTCGCCCAGCGCTTTCCGGTGCGGGTGAGGCTGGATCTGAAGCCGAATGGGGCCGACCTGAACCTGCTGCGCCTGGGGGCGACCGCCACAGTCGAGATCCGGCATGGCGCCGCCTGCCCCTGA
- a CDS encoding YtcA family lipoprotein → MAPFLLLGGCAVRGAPAFPLVGAYFPDWMLCAMIGIGSSLLLRALFLPVGIDAVLGFRLFTYVALGVVSGLVAWLAWFGP, encoded by the coding sequence GTGGCGCCTTTTTTGCTGCTGGGTGGCTGCGCGGTGCGTGGCGCGCCCGCCTTTCCTCTGGTCGGGGCTTATTTCCCGGACTGGATGCTGTGCGCCATGATCGGGATCGGCTCGTCGCTGCTGTTGCGCGCGCTGTTCCTGCCCGTCGGTATCGACGCGGTCCTCGGTTTCAGGCTGTTCACCTATGTCGCGCTGGGGGTCGTGTCCGGCCTGGTTGCCTGGCTGGCCTGGTTCGGACCGTAA
- a CDS encoding TetR/AcrR family transcriptional regulator encodes MNAPPALGPTRGQVHNPAHGDTRQRILDTARPIIGGRGFSAVGLNEILGAAQVPKGSFYHYFASKEAFGEALLERYFTQYLARLDVVLGTPGAPAADRLMSYWQGWREGYVSGDIFSQCLAVKLGAEVCDLSEGMRAILQDGTGRIVDRLARCIDDGRRDGSLVLAERKGADPGTADPGAVLAMSLYQLWLGATLLAKFTRDRRPFDDAMTTTQRLLNLGAEPRANNAAVS; translated from the coding sequence ATGAACGCCCCTCCAGCCCTTGGCCCGACCCGTGGCCAGGTCCACAACCCGGCCCATGGCGACACGCGGCAGCGCATCCTGGACACGGCCCGTCCGATCATCGGCGGGCGGGGATTTTCCGCTGTCGGCCTGAACGAGATCCTGGGTGCCGCCCAGGTCCCCAAGGGATCGTTCTATCATTATTTCGCGTCCAAGGAGGCATTCGGCGAGGCGCTGCTGGAGCGCTATTTCACCCAATACCTCGCGCGGCTGGACGTCGTGCTGGGCACGCCCGGCGCGCCGGCCGCCGACCGGCTGATGTCCTATTGGCAGGGCTGGCGCGAGGGCTATGTCAGCGGCGACATCTTCAGCCAGTGCCTGGCGGTCAAGCTGGGGGCCGAAGTCTGCGACCTGTCCGAGGGCATGCGGGCCATCCTGCAGGACGGCACCGGGCGGATCGTCGACCGCCTGGCACGCTGCATCGATGACGGGCGGCGGGACGGCTCGCTGGTGCTTGCCGAGCGGAAGGGCGCCGATCCGGGGACCGCCGATCCGGGGGCCGTGCTGGCCATGTCCCTCTACCAGCTCTGGCTTGGTGCCACGCTGCTGGCCAAGTTCACCCGCGACCGCCGCCCGTTCGACGACGCGATGACGACGACGCAAAGGCTGCTGAACCTGGGCGCTGAACCCCGGGCGAACAATGCGGCGGTTTCGTAA
- the ung gene encoding uracil-DNA glycosylase gives MTVKLDESWKAALASEFDAPYMRALKDFLLAEKSRGKVIFPRGSEYFRALDLTPPDAVRVVILGQDPYHGDGQAHGLCFSVRPDIRIPPSLVNIYKEIHSDLGIPPARHGYLESWAKQGVLLLNSVLTVERASAASHQGRGWERFTDAVIARVNDGPAPVVFMLWGAYAQKKAAFVDQSRHLVLKARHPSPLSAHSGFFGCRHFSQANAFLARNGLAPIDWALPDVAQPA, from the coding sequence ATGACGGTCAAACTGGACGAAAGCTGGAAGGCGGCGCTGGCATCGGAATTCGATGCGCCGTACATGCGGGCGCTGAAGGATTTCCTGCTGGCGGAGAAGAGCCGCGGCAAGGTGATCTTCCCCAGGGGCTCGGAATATTTCCGCGCGCTGGACCTGACCCCGCCGGACGCGGTCCGGGTCGTCATCCTGGGCCAGGACCCGTACCATGGTGACGGCCAGGCCCACGGCCTGTGCTTCAGCGTGCGGCCCGACATCCGCATCCCGCCCTCGCTGGTCAATATCTACAAGGAAATCCACAGCGACCTGGGGATTCCCCCCGCCCGCCACGGCTATCTCGAATCCTGGGCGAAGCAGGGGGTGCTGTTGCTGAACAGCGTGCTGACCGTCGAACGCGCCAGCGCCGCCTCGCACCAGGGCAGGGGCTGGGAACGCTTCACCGACGCGGTGATCGCCCGCGTCAATGACGGCCCCGCGCCGGTCGTCTTCATGCTGTGGGGCGCCTACGCCCAGAAAAAGGCCGCCTTCGTCGATCAGTCGCGGCACCTGGTGCTGAAGGCCCGGCACCCGTCGCCCCTGTCGGCGCATAGCGGCTTCTTCGGCTGTCGCCATTTTTCCCAGGCCAACGCCTTCCTGGCCCGCAACGGGCTGGCGCCGATCGACTGGGCCCTGCCGGACGTCGCGCAGCCCGCCTGA
- a CDS encoding FUSC family protein, whose translation MAPPAPDPDPDLDHDPAPGLGDGPDRGRMTPARVWSLVRDPVPGRLGYAVRMAAACTVTVLLGEIWQVPDLAVAALVTMALWQKDRVSNLIVAVVVNLIMLVVLALIYATMRLTLDHPAGIVAGVAVLSFGFFFLGSASKLKPVSYVLGLMTVYGLISIDQLPVGEIITRALLYTDLFIALPGLVMVVLGLLICPSPKTVLTDAIAARLRMAAALLRPGAQPGAQPGARSDAATRERARDMLREGARGMMGSLGMAAKERIWSRTDLACLKAAANAAVGVLALALAEAEAAARADTAPAAPQTLIATIEEMAAIFGRGHYPVEIARPPVPPDMPVLARMADLLAVFATPAPEPVPGPGQEPAPGRARETKGGGFFLPDAFGNPEHVRYAVKGTASVMVCYFLFKILDWPGIHTCIMTCFIVAQPTMGEMIAKLRLRIGGAVIGGALGIASIIVMMPHLNDVASFLALVFAGALAAAWVKTGDARIAYAGFQIGLAFFLSDIKGYGPTTDMTTARDRIVGIMLGNIVSYVVFTAIWPASARDRIAGALGRVRRALAAQREDAPIQARLAHAAEAQAAISAGERMLEFAAAEPAHVRAATAAIARYRGALDDAAALSGDMLAGTTDARADARLERLERIAS comes from the coding sequence ATGGCGCCGCCTGCCCCTGATCCCGACCCTGATCTCGACCATGATCCCGCCCCTGGCCTCGGCGACGGGCCCGATCGGGGGCGGATGACGCCGGCGCGGGTCTGGTCGCTGGTCCGCGACCCGGTTCCGGGGCGGCTGGGCTATGCCGTGCGCATGGCGGCCGCCTGCACGGTCACGGTGCTGCTGGGGGAAATCTGGCAGGTGCCGGACCTGGCGGTGGCGGCGCTGGTCACGATGGCGCTGTGGCAGAAGGACCGGGTGAGCAACCTGATCGTCGCCGTGGTGGTCAACCTGATCATGCTGGTCGTGCTGGCGCTGATCTATGCGACGATGCGGCTGACGCTGGATCATCCGGCCGGGATCGTCGCCGGTGTCGCGGTGCTGAGCTTCGGCTTCTTCTTCCTTGGGTCGGCCAGCAAGCTGAAGCCCGTTTCCTACGTGCTGGGCCTGATGACCGTCTATGGGCTGATTTCCATCGACCAGTTGCCGGTGGGCGAAATCATCACGCGGGCGCTGCTCTATACTGACCTGTTCATCGCCCTGCCGGGCCTGGTGATGGTCGTGCTGGGGCTGCTGATCTGCCCGTCGCCCAAGACGGTGCTGACCGATGCCATTGCGGCGCGCCTGCGCATGGCGGCCGCCTTGCTGCGGCCCGGTGCCCAGCCCGGTGCCCAGCCCGGTGCGCGATCCGATGCCGCGACGCGCGAACGCGCGCGCGACATGCTGCGCGAGGGCGCGCGCGGCATGATGGGCAGTCTGGGCATGGCGGCGAAGGAGCGGATCTGGTCCCGGACCGACCTGGCCTGCCTGAAGGCGGCGGCCAATGCGGCGGTCGGGGTGCTGGCACTGGCGTTGGCGGAGGCGGAAGCGGCGGCCCGCGCGGATACGGCCCCGGCGGCGCCGCAAACGCTGATCGCGACCATCGAGGAGATGGCCGCGATCTTCGGGCGCGGCCATTATCCGGTGGAGATCGCCCGGCCGCCGGTGCCGCCGGACATGCCTGTCCTGGCCCGGATGGCGGACCTGCTGGCGGTGTTCGCCACGCCCGCGCCAGAACCGGTGCCAGGACCGGGGCAAGAACCGGCTCCCGGAAGGGCACGCGAGACGAAGGGGGGCGGGTTCTTCCTGCCCGACGCCTTCGGCAATCCCGAGCATGTGCGCTATGCCGTCAAGGGCACCGCGTCGGTGATGGTCTGCTATTTCCTGTTCAAGATCCTGGACTGGCCGGGCATCCATACCTGCATCATGACCTGCTTCATCGTGGCGCAGCCGACGATGGGCGAGATGATCGCCAAGCTGCGCCTGCGCATCGGCGGGGCCGTGATCGGCGGCGCGCTGGGCATCGCGTCCATCATCGTGATGATGCCGCACCTGAACGACGTCGCGTCCTTCCTGGCGCTGGTCTTCGCGGGCGCGCTGGCGGCGGCATGGGTCAAGACCGGGGATGCCCGCATCGCCTATGCCGGGTTCCAGATCGGGCTGGCGTTCTTTCTGTCGGACATCAAGGGGTACGGCCCGACGACGGACATGACCACGGCGCGCGACCGGATCGTGGGCATCATGCTGGGCAATATCGTCAGCTATGTGGTGTTCACCGCCATCTGGCCGGCCAGCGCCCGTGACCGGATCGCCGGCGCGCTGGGCCGCGTGCGGCGCGCGCTGGCCGCCCAGCGGGAGGACGCCCCGATCCAGGCGCGGCTGGCGCACGCGGCCGAGGCGCAGGCGGCGATTTCGGCCGGCGAGCGCATGCTGGAATTCGCGGCCGCCGAACCGGCGCATGTCCGCGCCGCGACGGCGGCGATCGCGCGCTATCGCGGCGCCCTGGACGACGCGGCGGCGCTGAGCGGGGACATGCTGGCCGGCACGACGGACGCACGGGCCGACGCCCGCCTGGAGAGACTGGAGCGCATCGCCTCATGA
- a CDS encoding NADH:flavin oxidoreductase/NADH oxidase, whose translation MPTPKLFEPVTIDGLTLPNRIVIAPMCQYSATDGRMNDWHLIHLGGLAQSGAGLLTIEATAVLPEGRITYADVGLWDDATEAAMRRTLAGVRQWSGMPVAIQLAHAGRKASTEIPWKGGRHIPPGTPQSWQTVAPSAVPYTDGDNAPMALDRDGMRRVRDAFAAAAKRAAALGIDAVQIHAAHGYLLHQFLSPLVNRRDDSYGGSLENRLRFPLEVFDAVRDSFTGGPVTVRVSGTDWVEGGWDIEQTIALARALESRGCSAIHVSSGGLSPLQRIPVHPGYQVPLARAVKAETKMPVVAVGLITGYEQAEAIVANGEADMIALARTVLYDPRWPWHAAAHLGGHVTAASQYLRCQPAIHRDLFKLPES comes from the coding sequence ATGCCGACTCCCAAATTATTCGAACCGGTGACGATCGACGGGCTGACCCTGCCCAACCGGATCGTCATCGCGCCGATGTGTCAATATTCGGCCACTGACGGCCGCATGAACGACTGGCATCTGATCCATCTGGGCGGCCTGGCCCAGTCGGGCGCCGGCCTGCTGACGATCGAGGCGACGGCGGTCCTGCCCGAAGGGCGGATCACCTATGCCGATGTCGGGCTGTGGGACGATGCGACCGAGGCCGCAATGCGCCGCACGCTGGCGGGGGTCCGCCAATGGTCCGGCATGCCGGTCGCGATTCAGCTTGCCCATGCCGGGCGCAAGGCATCGACCGAAATTCCGTGGAAGGGCGGGCGGCACATCCCGCCCGGCACCCCGCAAAGCTGGCAGACCGTGGCGCCATCCGCCGTGCCCTATACCGACGGCGACAACGCCCCCATGGCGCTGGACCGCGACGGCATGCGGCGGGTGCGCGACGCCTTCGCGGCAGCGGCGAAGCGCGCCGCGGCGCTGGGCATCGACGCGGTGCAGATCCATGCCGCGCACGGCTACCTGCTGCATCAGTTCCTTTCCCCGCTGGTCAATCGCCGCGACGATTCCTATGGCGGCAGCCTGGAAAACCGGCTCCGCTTCCCGCTGGAGGTCTTCGACGCGGTGCGGGATTCCTTCACCGGCGGGCCGGTGACGGTACGCGTCTCCGGCACCGACTGGGTCGAGGGCGGTTGGGACATCGAACAGACCATCGCGCTGGCTCGGGCACTCGAATCCCGGGGGTGCAGCGCCATCCATGTCTCCAGCGGCGGCCTCAGCCCGCTGCAGCGCATCCCGGTGCATCCGGGCTATCAGGTGCCGCTGGCCCGCGCCGTCAAGGCCGAAACGAAGATGCCCGTCGTGGCGGTCGGCCTGATCACCGGCTACGAGCAGGCCGAGGCGATCGTCGCCAACGGCGAGGCCGACATGATCGCCCTGGCGCGCACCGTTCTGTACGACCCGCGCTGGCCCTGGCACGCGGCGGCGCATCTGGGCGGCCACGTCACGGCGGCCAGCCAGTATCTGCGCTGCCAGCCGGCCATCCACCGCGACCTGTTCAAGCTGCCGGAATCGTAA
- a CDS encoding ABC transporter substrate-binding protein has protein sequence MTQTIRIGLLRLADSAPVLVARNAGLFARHGIDAEIVVAPSWANIADGLAWNGLDAALIFPPLAIMTALGQRGRDIGLRLALPVSRGGNMVVLRGAARPDLMWTPGPAGRRAFETWRAGIGRRPKLAVVHIYSTHLLILTRFLKAIGVSAEDDTEIVVMPPDRITDALRDGAIDGFCAGPPWGEDACLQGLGFAVAGSESVCPGHIEKSFALTDRWAAPHAQAVPGLLGALRAAIGLCMDPARGDAIAAQLAAPLAEGGLALPLRATRAVMPGRPGTDRMVFGDGAADRIGSGRIGLDWIGLDWILADMRAHGWLDEADIARLDMLGRRENAVT, from the coding sequence ATGACCCAGACCATCCGTATCGGGTTGCTGCGCCTGGCCGACAGCGCGCCGGTCCTGGTCGCGCGGAATGCCGGGCTGTTCGCGCGGCACGGGATCGACGCCGAGATCGTGGTGGCGCCGTCCTGGGCCAATATCGCCGACGGGCTGGCCTGGAACGGGCTGGATGCCGCGCTGATCTTTCCGCCGCTGGCGATCATGACCGCGCTGGGGCAGCGGGGGCGGGATATCGGGCTGCGCCTGGCGCTGCCGGTCAGCCGCGGCGGCAACATGGTCGTGCTGCGCGGCGCGGCGCGGCCGGATCTGATGTGGACGCCGGGTCCGGCGGGGCGGCGGGCGTTCGAGACCTGGCGCGCGGGCATCGGCCGCCGCCCGAAACTGGCGGTGGTGCATATCTATTCGACGCACCTGCTGATCCTGACCCGGTTCCTGAAGGCGATCGGCGTTTCGGCCGAGGACGACACCGAGATCGTGGTCATGCCGCCCGACCGCATCACCGACGCGCTGCGGGACGGCGCCATCGACGGGTTCTGCGCCGGGCCGCCCTGGGGGGAGGATGCCTGCCTGCAAGGGTTGGGCTTTGCCGTGGCCGGGTCGGAATCGGTCTGTCCGGGCCATATCGAGAAATCCTTCGCCCTGACCGATCGCTGGGCGGCGCCGCATGCCCAGGCGGTGCCGGGGCTGCTGGGGGCGCTGCGGGCGGCGATCGGGCTGTGCATGGACCCGGCCCGCGGCGACGCGATCGCGGCACAATTGGCCGCCCCGCTGGCGGAGGGGGGACTGGCCCTGCCGCTGCGCGCGACGCGGGCCGTCATGCCCGGCCGGCCGGGGACCGATCGCATGGTGTTCGGCGACGGCGCGGCGGATCGGATCGGATCGGGACGGATCGGGCTGGACTGGATCGGGTTGGACTGGATTCTGGCCGATATGCGGGCGCATGGATGGCTGGACGAGGCCGACATCGCACGCCTCGACATGTTGGGCCGGCGGGAGAACGCGGTGACGTAA
- a CDS encoding FtsX-like permease family protein: protein MRAVTRTLARQKLYTAINIAGLALGISVFVTMSLIVRYEFGYDAYLPNTDSIYRADTVWRLPGSAPEEWPVASFFATSFLKQDFAGISDTLRVWPRTTAIRIRNGASREPLTQADAHFFSFFHLAVVSGNETQALTRPDWIAIPASLALKYFGTTQAVGKTMTLLDDGRTHIVSLVYADPPANTSFSFGIIELVPPDFIRRQMSTPESGLTYWGSTPGTLWVRIPNERDVDTIETGIARYVTRHPSAPSVAQARAYWGDSGLHLVGLRELHFHDAAIGWGGMHRQLVVILGLVGLSALATAAVNYVNMATARAGIRAREVAMRKVLGGTRRNLVAQFLSEAICLVASAAFIGLSLVELSLRSINALGGWHVTLAPSFTLPLLVIITLGVGTLAGLYPAFVLSSFRPAVVLATSRMPAGGRMASMLRNVLVTSQFTFAIALAVCTLVMKEQAYFVQHLARGIRTDGIIILDADGAAGRESAILQRLRAVPGVLMVERSNLYPHHLQSGGVFIREVTGATRSELAVGHVSSGFLDLYGLQLVAGRWFDPARSDDFEDPASSSDRRSDVPFVQGVVISALAAQRLGFPRIEDAYGQIIREASDPTPLRIIGIVRDVRLSGPHDSLRPVIFYGIRATGHTTADVAWQVRYSGVNEGLEMARLRAAWEDILPDTPIQAQSVPDILSADYRTDRNHSLLFGIGSAIAIGIACLGLYGLSIFHVSHRMHEIGIRKVLGARTRDILFLLSTQFIRPIIIANLIAWPLAWGIMRHWLDTFDQRITLTPVPFVLVTAAATLIAALTIAVQTWRAARKPPGATLRQI, encoded by the coding sequence ATGCGTGCAGTAACGCGCACTCTTGCACGACAAAAGTTATATACGGCGATCAACATCGCGGGGCTCGCGTTGGGTATCTCCGTATTCGTGACGATGAGCCTCATCGTACGATACGAGTTTGGTTATGACGCCTACCTCCCCAATACGGACTCGATCTATCGCGCGGACACCGTATGGCGTTTGCCCGGCAGCGCGCCCGAGGAGTGGCCGGTTGCGAGCTTCTTCGCTACATCATTCCTTAAACAGGATTTTGCAGGAATCAGCGATACGCTGCGTGTCTGGCCGAGAACGACAGCGATTCGGATCCGGAATGGAGCGAGCCGCGAACCTCTGACACAAGCCGACGCTCATTTCTTCTCGTTTTTTCATCTCGCGGTTGTCAGCGGCAACGAGACGCAGGCGCTAACGCGACCCGACTGGATTGCGATTCCCGCCAGCCTGGCTCTGAAGTATTTTGGGACCACGCAGGCGGTCGGAAAAACAATGACGCTTTTGGATGACGGGCGGACGCATATCGTCTCGCTCGTCTATGCCGACCCACCTGCCAACACGAGCTTTTCCTTCGGCATCATAGAGTTGGTTCCGCCTGATTTCATCAGACGCCAAATGTCCACGCCTGAGTCCGGGCTTACCTACTGGGGATCGACGCCGGGTACACTCTGGGTGCGGATTCCTAACGAACGGGATGTCGATACCATCGAGACCGGGATTGCCCGCTACGTGACGCGTCATCCCTCTGCGCCGAGCGTTGCGCAAGCGCGCGCCTACTGGGGCGATAGCGGGCTGCATCTCGTTGGACTGCGCGAACTCCATTTTCACGACGCAGCGATCGGCTGGGGCGGCATGCATCGGCAGCTTGTCGTCATCCTCGGACTGGTGGGTTTGTCTGCCCTGGCGACGGCGGCTGTCAACTACGTCAATATGGCCACCGCCCGTGCCGGGATTCGCGCTCGCGAGGTCGCGATGCGCAAGGTACTGGGTGGCACACGTCGGAATTTGGTTGCTCAGTTCCTTTCCGAAGCCATCTGCCTTGTCGCATCCGCTGCCTTCATTGGTCTCTCCCTGGTCGAATTGTCCCTCCGTTCAATCAATGCCCTTGGTGGCTGGCACGTCACATTGGCGCCTTCCTTTACGTTACCATTGTTGGTGATCATCACATTGGGCGTAGGAACGTTGGCTGGTCTTTACCCGGCATTTGTCCTGTCATCGTTCCGTCCTGCGGTTGTGCTGGCAACCAGCCGGATGCCGGCCGGCGGACGGATGGCATCAATGTTGCGCAACGTCCTGGTGACAAGTCAATTTACGTTCGCCATCGCCTTGGCGGTCTGCACCCTGGTCATGAAGGAGCAGGCGTATTTCGTGCAACATCTTGCGCGCGGCATTCGAACAGACGGGATAATAATTCTGGATGCAGATGGTGCTGCAGGTCGCGAGAGTGCGATTTTGCAGCGGCTTCGTGCAGTGCCTGGCGTTCTTATGGTAGAACGCTCCAATCTCTACCCGCATCACCTCCAGAGTGGCGGCGTGTTTATCCGGGAGGTTACCGGGGCGACCCGTTCGGAACTTGCCGTGGGGCATGTGTCGTCCGGTTTCCTCGATTTATATGGTCTCCAGCTTGTTGCCGGACGGTGGTTCGATCCGGCCCGTTCAGATGACTTCGAAGACCCCGCCTCTTCTTCCGACAGGCGAAGCGACGTTCCATTCGTCCAGGGCGTGGTTATCAGTGCGCTGGCGGCGCAACGATTAGGCTTTCCACGGATCGAGGATGCTTATGGACAGATTATCAGGGAGGCTTCCGATCCGACGCCCTTGAGGATTATCGGAATCGTCCGCGATGTTCGACTATCGGGCCCGCATGATTCACTTCGGCCCGTGATCTTCTACGGCATCCGTGCGACTGGCCATACGACTGCGGACGTCGCGTGGCAGGTCCGATATTCCGGCGTGAATGAAGGGCTGGAGATGGCGCGCCTTCGTGCCGCGTGGGAAGATATTCTTCCCGATACGCCCATACAGGCGCAGAGCGTGCCGGACATCTTAAGTGCAGACTACCGAACGGATCGCAATCACAGCCTGTTGTTTGGAATAGGGTCGGCTATCGCCATTGGTATTGCCTGTCTTGGTCTTTACGGTCTGTCTATTTTTCATGTCTCTCACCGGATGCACGAAATCGGCATTCGCAAGGTTCTCGGAGCCCGCACGCGCGATATCCTGTTTCTGCTCTCAACACAATTCATTCGCCCGATCATCATCGCCAACTTGATCGCATGGCCCCTTGCGTGGGGGATCATGCGGCACTGGCTGGATACGTTCGACCAGCGCATCACGCTTACGCCGGTACCGTTTGTCCTTGTGACCGCCGCAGCAACGCTGATTGCCGCCCTTACTATTGCTGTACAGACGTGGCGGGCCGCAAGGAAGCCGCCTGGCGCCACATTACGTCAAATTTGA
- a CDS encoding GNAT family N-acetyltransferase, producing the protein MLPPKADPEPAPLDPGDAVIMFAGRGNGYTSYFWFSSFRYLMHETDRLLIEDISPAHAGEMFNGLQDSRAYKFIPDDPPRHFTALRERYRKLSANKISPDGREEWLNWVLRLKDGGSLIGFIQATINVGDRESLVAYQLFPAFWGKGYAQESLEWLVQELFHNRSVNVLVALIDTRNTNSIRLVEKIGFTMEKITKDSDYFKGRTSDEFRFILRREKFSL; encoded by the coding sequence GTGCTGCCTCCAAAGGCTGATCCAGAACCCGCTCCGCTCGATCCCGGCGATGCCGTTATTATGTTTGCGGGCCGGGGAAACGGTTACACTTCTTACTTTTGGTTTTCATCCTTCAGGTATTTAATGCACGAAACGGATAGACTCCTGATAGAAGACATTTCCCCTGCTCATGCAGGGGAAATGTTCAATGGCTTACAAGATTCTCGCGCGTATAAATTTATACCGGATGATCCGCCCAGGCATTTCACCGCCCTGAGAGAACGTTACAGAAAATTATCTGCCAACAAAATATCGCCGGATGGCCGTGAAGAATGGTTGAATTGGGTCCTACGCTTGAAGGACGGAGGATCGCTTATTGGATTCATCCAGGCGACTATAAATGTTGGTGATAGGGAATCGTTGGTCGCCTATCAGCTATTTCCTGCCTTTTGGGGAAAAGGATACGCTCAGGAATCCTTGGAATGGTTGGTACAAGAACTGTTTCACAACCGTAGCGTGAACGTTTTGGTTGCACTGATTGATACGCGCAACACGAATTCCATTCGGCTTGTGGAAAAAATAGGCTTTACTATGGAAAAAATCACAAAAGATTCCGATTACTTCAAAGGGCGCACAAGTGATGAATTCCGGTTTATTTTGCGTCGAGAAAAATTCAGTCTGTAG
- a CDS encoding NADPH-dependent oxidoreductase, with protein MMDHPSSSTETVAETAAETAAAWRARYGTDLGPAEGLAALDAPLRQMLAHRSVRAYRDQAVDDRLLEGAVAAAQSASTSSNLQLWSVIAVRDAGTRARLAELAGGQAHVAQAPLFLAWVLDLSRLRRLGRAQGVPTGGLDYLEGFVLGAVDVSLAAQNAAVSFERNGLGLVYIGGMRNHPEAVAELLGLPPAAMVLFGMCVGYPEPAELPPVKPRLPQAAVLHRERYDSGAEADIIAAYDAIFTGSDSARARGARPWSHGAVHRMRGPEALSGRDRLRQALHALGFPLA; from the coding sequence ATGATGGATCACCCGTCATCTTCAACCGAAACGGTCGCCGAAACAGCCGCCGAAACGGCCGCCGCCTGGCGCGCGCGCTACGGCACCGACCTTGGCCCCGCCGAGGGGCTCGCCGCGCTGGACGCGCCGCTGCGCCAGATGCTGGCGCACCGCTCGGTGCGCGCCTATCGCGACCAGGCGGTCGATGACCGGCTGCTGGAAGGCGCCGTCGCGGCGGCGCAGTCGGCCTCGACCTCCTCGAACCTGCAATTATGGAGCGTGATCGCCGTTCGCGACGCGGGCACCCGGGCGCGCCTGGCCGAACTGGCGGGCGGGCAGGCGCATGTCGCGCAGGCGCCGCTGTTTCTGGCCTGGGTGCTGGACCTGTCGCGCCTGCGCCGGCTCGGCCGGGCGCAGGGCGTGCCCACCGGCGGGCTGGATTATCTCGAAGGCTTCGTCCTGGGCGCGGTGGATGTCAGCCTGGCGGCCCAGAACGCGGCCGTTTCGTTCGAGAGAAACGGGCTGGGCCTGGTCTATATCGGCGGCATGCGCAACCACCCCGAGGCGGTGGCCGAATTGCTGGGCCTGCCGCCCGCCGCCATGGTGCTGTTCGGCATGTGCGTGGGCTACCCCGAGCCCGCCGAACTGCCGCCGGTCAAGCCGCGCCTGCCGCAGGCCGCCGTCCTTCATCGCGAACGCTACGACAGCGGCGCGGAAGCGGACATCATCGCGGCCTATGACGCGATCTTCACCGGTTCGGACAGCGCGCGGGCGCGGGGGGCGCGGCCCTGGTCACACGGGGCCGTTCACCGCATGCGCGGGCCCGAGGCGCTCAGCGGCCGCGACCGGCTGCGCCAGGCCCTGCACGCGCTGGGCTTTCCGCTGGCCTGA